In a genomic window of Echeneis naucrates chromosome 4, fEcheNa1.1, whole genome shotgun sequence:
- the LOC115042052 gene encoding serine/arginine repetitive matrix protein 1 — translation MFSDSQTPGEHRGFKPHAPHFIPWLRNSLKSHHSSDLGLNGPYKSNSEGRNNLTPLEKPKGIGLFSIQGKERPDKADLRCNGVGMARMLPVMLRGPHFLTGSLGKRREDSPVRWNQSPELEPDANTHSSQGDGRQGPVSGSSSAQDNPTFVRNHSSHLSLPQPQNDRTNASAKKYGPLVGPPPAQESNCKAPVVVCTEDRKGKVWDYAGQTTNRQRDLHSCSLLSPDAQGLTGRQHGYSSSSCDSKPQSRSQRDLTALREPAVDGFNSKVIFSTEVPQRDPGGTTTLRGPRKPRPSSACMAVLDQNQTWVRHRSTGEGEAKRKEGGCSRKAVRNQIKRVVTNLEQVLTALRDVHQEMREVVQQIDHLTSAIDLNEEEQHGTGGGNGASDSSSSSGSSSSDQGPSEPEVQHSRSWSPPGVQLCLRSTQASSERTQTLRLPCSLGSPPKQTGLRLHSSPALCSPPQLPNLTSDELSLPPQRSLPVRPPTPGLSPLTVNLHPPNSPASQPHSPAPSSPVRIRPVSPPSPLTSKPHPPPTLSPSVTIETKVGSYQTPQSDHPSAGSSSPSGTQPPSASCPPTASESQSTSSADGERAASSERPGQAASQASVARARPPVTQTRRRGKPPPYPHHRLSEHTKKSKEPRKAPPYPEKRRLLSTTV, via the exons ATGTTCTCTGACAGCCAGACTCCAGGGGAGCACAGAGGCTTCAAGCCTCACGCCCCTCATTTCATTCCATGGCTGCGTAATAGTCTCAAGTCCCACCACAGCAGTGACCTGGGCCTCAACGGACCTTACAAATCCAACTCTGAGGGCCGCAACAATCTGACCCCGCTAGAGAAACCCAAAGGGATCGGGCTCTTCTCCATCCAGGGGAAGGAGCGGCCCGATAAGGCTGACCTTCGGTGTAATGGCGTGGGGATGGCGAGGATGCTGCCAGTGATGCTGAGGGGACCCCACTTCCTGACAGGGAGTCTGGGGAAGCGGCGGGAGGACAGTCCTGTTCGGTGGAACCAGTCTCCAGAGTTGGAGCCGgatgccaacacacacagcagccaaggGGACGGACGGCAGGGTCCGGTCAGCGGCTCCAGTTCTGCCCAAGACAATCCCACTTTTGTCAGGAACCACAGCAGCCACCTGAGCCTCCCCCAGCCTCAGAACGACAGGACCAACGCCTCAGCGAAGAAATACGGCCCACTGGTGGGACCCCCTCCTGCTCAGGAGTCGAACTGTAAGGCGCCTGTTGTGGTGTGCACGGAGGACAGGAAGGGGAAGGTGTGGGACTACGCCGGCCAGACCACCAACCGCCAAAGAGACCTCCATTCATGCAGCTTGCTCAGCCCAGACGCTCAGGGACTAACAGGGAGGCAGCACGGGtacagctccagctcctgtgACAGCAAACCGCAGAGCAGGAGCCAAAGAGACCTGACGGCGCTGAGGGAGCCGGCTGTGGACGGCTTCAACAGTAAAGTCATCTTCTCCACCGAGGTTCCTCAGAGAGACCCGGGAGGTACCACGACGCTGCGAGGCCCCAGGAAACCGAGGCCAAGCTCGGCGTGCATGGCAGtcctggaccagaaccagaccTGGGTCCGGCACAGATCAACCGGCGAGGGTGAGgcaaagaggaaagaaggaggctgcagcagaaaggcGGTCCGAAACCAGATTAAACGGGTGGTGACCAATCTGGAGCAGGTGCTCACAGCGCTGAGGGACGTTCACCAGGAAATGAGGGAG GTGGTGCAGCAGATCGACCATCTAACTTCAGCCATTGATCTGAATGAGGAGGAGCAGCATGGGACTGGAGGCGGGAACGGAGCCAGcgacagcagctccagctcaggGTCCAGCTCCAGTGATCAGGGGCCTTCAGAGCCTGAAGTCCAGCACAGCAGGAGCTGGTCTCCTCCGGGGGTGCAGCTGTGTCTGAGGTCGACTCAGGCTTCTTCAGAGAGGACTCAAACTCTTCGCCTCCCCTGTAGTCTCGGGTCGCCCCCCAAACAAACCGGGCTGCGGCTGCACAGCAGCCCCGCTTTGTGTAGTCCACCTCAACTTCCGAACCTCACCTCCGATGAGCTCTCACTGCCTCCCCAGAGAAGTCTCCCCGTTCGGCCTCCCACTCCAGGCCTCTCCCCCCTAACAGTAAACCTCCATCCCCCAAACAGTCCCGCTTCCCAGCCTCACTCCcctgctccctcctcccccGTCAGGATCAGGCCCGTCTCCCCTCCCTCGCCTCTGACTTCAAAGCCTCACCCACCTCCCACCCTTAGTCCATCTGTCACCATAGAGACCAAAGTTGGGTCTTATCAGACCCCACAAAGTGACCACCCATCTGCTGGCTCGAGCTCTCCGTCGGGGACCCAGCCCCCGTCTGCCAGCTGCCCACCCACCGCTTCGGAAAGTCAAAGTACGTCCAGCGCCGACGGAGAGAGAGCGGCATCCTCAGAAAGGCCCGGCCAGGCAGCCTCACAAGCGAGTGTCGCCCGTGCGAGACCACCAGTAACACAAACCCGCAGACGTGGCAAACCTCCACCTTACCCCCACCACAGActctctgaacacacaaagaaatccaAGGAGCCCCGCAAAGCTCCTCCGTACCCAGAGAAGAGAAGACTGCTCTCGACCACAGTGTGA
- the mydgf gene encoding myeloid-derived growth factor, producing the protein MNFCAANFFLLVVVFVSPASSDSDERMKTVEFNVKPGGVVHTFSERIRDYECSFTYASQGGTNEQWLMSVGLSDDDGLFSCSVWRPQGKSYLFFTQFKAELKGTKKIEYANAYSQAATAGQNDVPLKTEEFIVGDSTVTHNAGKFNAQLSKLTAIGRTRHDEL; encoded by the exons ATGAACTTCTGCGCCGCCAACTTCTTCCTCCTCGTCGTCGTGTTCGTCTCTCCCGCTTCGTCCGACTCGGATGAGCGGATGAAGACGGTGGAGTTCAACGTCAAACCGGGAGGAGTCGTTCACACGTTCAGCGAGAGGATC AGAGATTATGAATGCTCATTCACTTATGCTTCACAAGGGGGAACCAATGAG CAATGGCTGATGAGTGTGGGcctcagtgatgatgatgggttgttttcctgctctgtgtggag ACCTCAGGGGAAATCGTACCTGTTCTTCACTCAGTTCAAAGCTGAACTGAAGGGTACCAAAAAAATTGAATACGCCAACGCATAT TCTCAGGCGGCAACAGCAGGACAGAATGATGTGCCTTTGAAAACAGAGGAATTTATCGTAGGTGATTCAACAG TGACCCACAACGCTGGAAAGTTCAACGCTCAGCTCTCCAAACTGACCGCCATCGGACGGACGCGGCACGACGAGCTGTAA